A part of Streptomyces sp. SLBN-31 genomic DNA contains:
- a CDS encoding helix-turn-helix transcriptional regulator — protein sequence MDKMRQLRLAKDAMDRDWADPGLDLDAVAAHAGYSRFHFLRAFKEAYGETPRQYLTHRRIERAEEMLRSADLSVTEICHLVGFSSLGTFSARFKTRTGLTPSEYRTEHVGRGAALIPGCYAMLWAGGFPRRQSNSEEAP from the coding sequence ATGGACAAGATGCGGCAGCTGAGGCTGGCGAAGGACGCCATGGACCGGGACTGGGCCGATCCCGGGCTGGACCTCGACGCCGTCGCCGCGCATGCCGGGTACTCCCGCTTCCACTTCCTGCGGGCCTTCAAGGAGGCCTACGGCGAGACGCCCCGGCAGTACCTGACGCACCGCCGGATCGAGCGCGCCGAGGAGATGCTGCGCAGCGCGGACCTGAGCGTCACCGAGATCTGCCACCTCGTCGGCTTCAGCAGCCTCGGGACGTTCTCGGCCCGCTTCAAGACCCGCACCGGCCTGACACCGAGCGAGTACCGCACCGAGCACGTCGGCAGGGGAGCCGCGCTCATACCCGGCTGCTACGCGATGCTGTGGGCCGGCGGGTTCCCGCGCAGGCAGAGCAACTCCGAAGAAGCGCCCTGA